A stretch of Henckelia pumila isolate YLH828 chromosome 4, ASM3356847v2, whole genome shotgun sequence DNA encodes these proteins:
- the LOC140862912 gene encoding serine/threonine-protein phosphatase 7 long form homolog, translating into MTALYEHCMVAHIDDNSPEIDVVKYTHCVALMIIGGIMVPNYQGGSVRLIFLQLLRDIERIRSYSWGSAVLAFLYRELCNATRIRKAIISGPLFILQVWAWSRITFVNPDMNGLSLTVRQNELEENISYAPYGARWSNVFSFSYTHSPTHVVRIIRDCFDRMTNVEFNWIVYNKKDSDVKAIISTYDNRI; encoded by the exons ATGACCGCTTTATATGAGCATTGCATGGTTGCACATATTGATGATAATAGTCCAGAAATAGATGTCGTAAAATATACTCATTGTGTAGCATTAATGATTATTGGAGGAATCATGGTTCCAAATTATCAAGGAGGATCTGTTAGATTGATTTTTTTGCAACTACTTCGGGATATTGAACGCATCAGATCTTATAGTTGGGGAAGTGCAGTTCTGGCATTCCTATATCGTGAGTTATGCAATGCAACACGGATAAGAAAAGCTATAATATCAGGGCCTCTATTTATCTTACAG GTATGGGCATGGAGCAGGATTACATTTGTTAATCCTGATATGAATGGATTATCTCTTACTGTGCGCCAAAATGAATTGGAGGAAAATATTTCATATGCTCCTTATGGTGCACG gtGGTCAAATGTGTTTAGTTTTAGTTACACTCATTCACCAACacatgttgttagaattataaGGGATTGCTTCGATCGTATGACTAATGTCGAG TTTAACTGGATAGTTTACAACAAAAAAGATTCTGATGTTAAAGCGATCATTAGTACATACGATAATAGAATCTGA